From the genome of Geothrix sp. 21YS21S-4, one region includes:
- the aat gene encoding leucyl/phenylalanyl-tRNA--protein transferase: MPIFQLTDRLTFPDPNLAEDGLLAVGGDLGVARLLLAYRSGIFPWFGEDDPLLWWSPPERAVLRPGHLHLSARTRRALRQRPFEIRFDTAFDAVVAQCSGVPRPGQDGTWITPEMREAYGDLHRAGHAHSVEAWRDGSLCGGLYGVALGGAFFGESMFSLEPEASRAALAALDRRLAEWGFTLLDGQLPHEGLLAYGFQPTPRKVFLAELERALKTEDHSGAW; this comes from the coding sequence GTGCCTATCTTTCAGCTGACCGACCGGCTGACCTTTCCCGACCCCAACCTGGCCGAGGACGGCCTCCTCGCCGTGGGCGGAGACCTCGGCGTGGCGCGGCTCCTGCTGGCCTACCGCAGCGGGATCTTCCCGTGGTTCGGGGAGGACGATCCGCTGCTGTGGTGGTCCCCGCCCGAACGCGCGGTCCTGCGGCCGGGCCACCTCCATCTTTCCGCCCGCACCCGCCGCGCGCTCCGCCAGCGTCCCTTCGAGATCCGGTTCGACACCGCCTTCGACGCGGTGGTGGCGCAGTGTTCCGGCGTGCCCCGTCCCGGCCAGGACGGCACCTGGATCACGCCCGAGATGCGGGAGGCCTACGGCGATCTCCACCGCGCGGGCCACGCCCACAGCGTGGAGGCGTGGCGCGACGGGAGCCTTTGCGGCGGGCTGTACGGCGTGGCGCTGGGGGGCGCCTTCTTCGGCGAGAGCATGTTCAGCCTGGAGCCGGAGGCCAGCCGGGCGGCCCTGGCCGCCCTCGACCGGCGCTTGGCGGAATGGGGCTTCACCCTCCTGGATGGCCAGCTTCCCCACGAGGGGCTTCTCGCCTACGGGTTCCAGCCCACGCCGCGGAAGGTCTTCCTGGCGGAATTGGAGAGGGCCCTGAAGACCGAGGATCACTCCGGCGCGTGGTAA
- a CDS encoding SDR family oxidoreductase, with protein sequence MATRTDDPITSPVAKQREIQAQQDAKDQKKNAGKADATAPPKEAVQAGARFHPDKLPAQHIDKPGRESELDLKPHFEAPDYRGSGKLEGMTALITGGDSGIGRSVAVLFAREGADVAIVYLNEHEDAEVTREHVEKEGQECLLIPGDVKDPAFCRRAVDRTVDRFGRLDVLVNNAAFQEHADSIEDITDERLEETLRTNVFGYFQMARAAMPHLKKGASIINTGSVTGLEGSAHLLDYATSKGAIHAFTKALAQNVLSKGIRVNAVAPGPVWTPLNPADSPAEKVAQFGSQVDMHRPAQPEEMAPAYVFLASPVCSSYISGIVLPATGSIGAA encoded by the coding sequence ATGGCCACCCGAACCGACGATCCCATCACTTCCCCGGTCGCCAAGCAGCGCGAGATTCAGGCCCAGCAGGACGCGAAGGATCAGAAGAAGAACGCCGGAAAGGCCGACGCAACGGCTCCTCCCAAGGAAGCGGTGCAGGCGGGAGCGCGGTTCCATCCGGACAAGCTGCCCGCCCAGCACATCGACAAGCCTGGCCGCGAATCCGAACTCGATCTGAAGCCCCACTTCGAAGCGCCTGACTACCGCGGCAGCGGAAAGCTGGAGGGCATGACGGCTCTCATTACCGGCGGGGATTCGGGGATCGGCCGCTCCGTGGCGGTCCTGTTCGCCCGGGAAGGCGCCGACGTCGCGATCGTGTACCTGAACGAGCACGAGGATGCGGAAGTCACCCGCGAACACGTCGAGAAGGAAGGCCAGGAGTGCCTGCTGATCCCCGGCGACGTGAAGGATCCGGCCTTCTGCAGACGGGCCGTCGACAGGACCGTGGACCGTTTCGGGCGCCTGGACGTGCTGGTGAACAACGCGGCGTTCCAGGAGCACGCCGACAGCATCGAGGACATCACGGACGAGCGGCTGGAGGAGACCCTCCGCACCAACGTCTTCGGCTATTTTCAGATGGCCCGCGCCGCGATGCCCCACCTCAAGAAGGGCGCGTCGATCATCAACACGGGTTCGGTCACGGGGCTCGAAGGCAGCGCCCATCTCCTGGACTACGCCACGTCCAAGGGCGCCATCCACGCCTTCACCAAGGCGCTGGCGCAGAACGTGCTGTCCAAGGGGATCCGCGTCAACGCGGTGGCCCCCGGCCCCGTGTGGACGCCGCTGAACCCCGCCGATTCACCCGCGGAGAAGGTGGCCCAGTTCGGCAGCCAGGTGGACATGCACCGCCCCGCGCAACCGGAGGAGATGGCCCCCGCCTACGTGTTCCTGGCGTCGCCCGTGTGCTCCAGCTACATCTCGGGCATCGTCCTTCCGGCCACGGGCAGCATCGGCGCCGCATAG
- the ligD gene encoding DNA ligase D produces MAAGNLARYQAKRNFAVTPEPQEGGEPHPAALQFVIQKHWARRLHYDFRLELEGTMKSWAVPRGPSYDPADKRMAVHVEDHPISYNRFEGVIPPRQYGAGRVIIWDRGVWVPVGDPAEGYRAGKLKFELWGHKLRGRWTLVRMRARDERQDAWLLIKERDGLERKAGDFSVVDELPDSVARLPPPPSPTKRPHSAIAAEVPTAPRKRLPEALAPMLATLVDRPPDDPDAWIFEIKFDGYRILARISGGKARLFTRRGHDWTARLPHLVKALEALRLKPGWLDGEIVIQDEQGRTDFQALQNAFEAERTGRIAYHLFDLPHYDARDLTGVPLAQRRELLGSLLRDATFPLGFSGTFEAPPAQLVASACRLGLEGVIGKRRDGAYVSGRSREWIKLKCSQRQEFVIGGWTDPQGSRQGFGSLLLGVHAPGGDLTYVGRVGAGFTAASLAHLRTELQKLAVARRPFAGPTEQESRAHWVKPRLIAEVSFSSWTRTGRIRQGVFHGLRDDKPPAAIVREAPQVALGPDAEEPLPARLRVSHPERVIDRATGITKLEVVRHYARVGELMMAHLAHRPAAMLRAPQGVGRPTFFQKHFEEEPLDGWIKLDPALEPDHAPWAEIAGPEGLLSAAQMNVVEFHTWNALSTRIDRPDRMTFDLDPGAGVAWEAIREGAVLVKTLLEELGLVPFVKTSGGKGLHVVVPIRRLHGWEAVKGFSRAIVQHLAVTLPALFVAKSGAKNRVGKIFVDYLRNGFGATTVCAWSARARPGLGVSVPITWDELPALEGAAHWTIRNVDARLAVGDAPWKAYGSAARGLSAAMKRLGYRPPAEEE; encoded by the coding sequence ATGGCTGCGGGGAATCTCGCGCGCTACCAGGCGAAGCGGAATTTCGCAGTGACGCCCGAACCGCAGGAGGGAGGCGAGCCCCACCCGGCCGCCCTTCAGTTCGTGATCCAGAAGCACTGGGCCCGACGCCTCCACTACGACTTCCGGCTGGAGTTGGAAGGCACGATGAAGAGCTGGGCCGTTCCCCGCGGCCCCAGCTACGATCCCGCCGACAAGCGGATGGCGGTCCACGTCGAGGATCATCCGATCTCCTACAACCGCTTCGAGGGCGTGATCCCTCCCAGGCAGTACGGCGCGGGCCGGGTGATCATCTGGGACAGGGGCGTGTGGGTGCCCGTGGGCGATCCCGCCGAAGGCTACCGCGCCGGCAAGCTCAAGTTCGAGCTGTGGGGCCACAAGCTGCGCGGCCGCTGGACCCTCGTCCGGATGCGGGCCCGCGACGAACGCCAGGACGCGTGGCTGCTGATCAAGGAGCGCGACGGGCTTGAACGGAAGGCCGGGGACTTCAGCGTCGTGGACGAACTTCCCGACAGCGTGGCGAGGCTCCCGCCGCCTCCTTCCCCGACGAAGAGGCCGCATTCGGCCATTGCGGCAGAGGTGCCCACCGCCCCGCGCAAGCGGTTGCCGGAGGCGCTCGCTCCGATGCTCGCCACCCTGGTGGACCGCCCTCCCGACGATCCCGATGCCTGGATCTTCGAGATCAAGTTCGACGGCTACCGGATCCTGGCCCGGATCAGCGGAGGGAAGGCGCGGCTGTTCACCCGCCGCGGCCACGACTGGACGGCGCGCCTTCCCCACCTCGTGAAGGCTCTGGAAGCCCTCCGCCTGAAGCCCGGATGGCTGGACGGGGAGATCGTCATCCAGGACGAGCAGGGCCGCACCGATTTCCAGGCCCTGCAGAACGCCTTCGAAGCGGAGCGCACCGGGCGGATCGCCTATCACCTGTTCGACCTCCCGCACTACGACGCCCGCGATCTGACGGGCGTTCCGCTGGCGCAGCGGCGCGAGCTTCTGGGCTCCCTCCTGCGAGACGCGACCTTTCCGCTGGGCTTCAGCGGGACCTTCGAGGCGCCTCCCGCACAATTGGTGGCGTCCGCCTGCCGCCTCGGGCTGGAGGGCGTGATCGGCAAGCGGCGGGACGGAGCTTACGTGTCCGGCCGCTCGCGGGAGTGGATCAAGCTGAAGTGCAGCCAGCGGCAGGAATTCGTCATTGGCGGGTGGACGGATCCGCAGGGCTCGCGCCAGGGATTCGGATCGCTGCTCCTGGGCGTCCACGCGCCCGGCGGCGACCTCACGTACGTGGGCCGCGTGGGCGCGGGCTTCACCGCCGCCAGCCTGGCCCACCTCCGCACGGAACTGCAGAAGCTGGCGGTGGCACGGCGGCCCTTCGCCGGTCCCACGGAGCAGGAATCCAGGGCCCACTGGGTGAAGCCCCGGCTCATCGCGGAGGTGTCCTTCTCCTCCTGGACCCGCACCGGTCGCATCCGCCAGGGCGTTTTCCACGGGCTGCGCGACGACAAGCCGCCCGCGGCCATCGTCCGCGAAGCGCCGCAGGTGGCGCTGGGGCCCGATGCGGAAGAGCCACTGCCCGCCCGGCTGCGCGTGTCCCATCCGGAGCGGGTGATCGACCGGGCGACCGGGATCACCAAGCTGGAGGTGGTCCGCCACTACGCCCGGGTGGGCGAGCTGATGATGGCGCACCTCGCCCACCGGCCGGCGGCGATGCTCCGCGCGCCCCAGGGCGTGGGCCGGCCGACCTTCTTCCAGAAGCACTTCGAGGAGGAGCCCCTCGACGGCTGGATCAAGCTCGATCCCGCCCTGGAGCCGGACCACGCGCCCTGGGCAGAGATCGCGGGGCCCGAAGGGCTGCTGTCCGCGGCCCAGATGAACGTCGTGGAATTCCACACCTGGAACGCCCTCAGCACGCGCATCGATCGGCCCGACCGGATGACCTTCGACCTGGATCCCGGCGCGGGCGTCGCGTGGGAGGCCATCCGCGAGGGCGCCGTCCTCGTGAAAACCCTCCTCGAAGAACTGGGCCTCGTTCCCTTCGTGAAGACCAGCGGCGGGAAGGGGCTGCACGTGGTGGTGCCCATCCGGCGGCTGCACGGATGGGAAGCCGTGAAGGGCTTCTCCCGGGCCATCGTCCAGCACCTCGCGGTGACCCTCCCCGCGCTGTTCGTCGCCAAGAGCGGCGCCAAGAACCGCGTCGGGAAGATCTTCGTGGACTACCTGCGGAACGGATTCGGAGCCACCACCGTCTGCGCGTGGTCGGCCCGGGCCCGGCCGGGGCTGGGCGTCTCCGTCCCCATCACGTGGGATGAACTTCCGGCCCTGGAGGGGGCGGCGCACTGGACCATTCGGAACGTCGATGCGCGGCTGGCGGTGGGCGACGCCCCCTGGAAGGCCTACGGGAGCGCCGCACGCGGCCTTTCGGCGGCCATGAAGCGCCTGGGCTACCGTCCGCCCGCGGAAGAGGAATAG
- a CDS encoding Ku protein, with the protein MPARTAWKGAISFGLVHIPVSLQPASRESGIDFDWIDRRSHDPVGYKRINKRTGREVKPADVVRGVKQEAGDYVILSDEEIRAAYPRATQTIGIEQFVKAEEIPFFYLERPYAVLPAAKADKVYALLRDSMAALGVIGIARIVMHTKEHLCALIPDGSALMLNTLRWEEELRPLEEMEFPAPPKSAPRLKPAELTMARQLIKGMTGPWKPAAFTDRFAEAVQTLVARRAAAGELTEVRPLEEPATGTEAPDVDLADLLKRSLPRLGVRDAKAPAKKEKKPVKRKAS; encoded by the coding sequence ATGCCCGCACGCACAGCCTGGAAGGGCGCGATCAGCTTCGGCCTCGTCCACATTCCCGTCTCCCTCCAGCCCGCGTCCCGGGAGTCGGGGATCGACTTCGACTGGATCGACCGGCGCTCCCACGATCCCGTGGGCTACAAGCGGATCAACAAGCGCACGGGCAGGGAAGTGAAGCCCGCGGACGTGGTGCGGGGCGTCAAGCAGGAAGCCGGCGACTACGTGATCCTCTCCGACGAGGAGATCCGCGCGGCCTATCCCAGGGCGACCCAGACCATCGGCATCGAGCAGTTCGTGAAGGCCGAGGAGATCCCCTTCTTCTACCTGGAACGGCCCTACGCCGTCCTTCCGGCCGCGAAGGCGGACAAAGTGTACGCCCTCCTGCGGGATTCCATGGCGGCCCTCGGCGTCATCGGGATCGCGCGGATCGTGATGCACACCAAGGAACACCTCTGCGCCCTCATCCCCGACGGGTCGGCGCTGATGCTCAACACCCTGCGGTGGGAGGAGGAGCTTCGGCCCCTGGAGGAGATGGAATTCCCCGCGCCTCCCAAGAGCGCGCCGCGCCTGAAGCCCGCGGAGCTGACCATGGCCCGGCAGCTGATCAAGGGCATGACCGGCCCCTGGAAGCCCGCAGCCTTCACGGACCGCTTCGCGGAGGCCGTCCAGACGCTGGTCGCCCGGCGGGCCGCCGCGGGCGAGCTGACGGAGGTGCGGCCCCTGGAGGAACCTGCGACGGGAACGGAAGCCCCCGACGTGGACCTGGCGGATCTGCTCAAGCGCAGCCTTCCGCGCCTCGGCGTACGAGACGCGAAAGCGCCGGCCAAGAAAGAGAAGAAGCCGGTGAAGAGGAAAGCCTCCTGA
- the ftsZ gene encoding cell division protein FtsZ: MSEIPFLPCPHSLPGANIKVLGVGGAGCNAINRMIDSGVTGVQFIAMNTDQQSLAQSKAHLKLPLGPQSSRGLGAGGSAERGAVAAEESREEVLAALQGADMIFITAGMGGGTGTGAAPVLASFARELGALTVAVVLTPFAWEGRKKGDLALDGLSNLRDTADTVIVVSNERLKNVCDARVTMKEAFRVADGVLIQGVRGIADLILKPGIINGDFADVEAVLRNGGEALIGTGAGRGEEAVMDALRKALACPLLERAQTGAAANVMVSITADWEVMEASAIETAMNYLQDHYGGRPDIKACTVEGEGMEDRVLITVLASGFDQEDKLMEDRRNSLHLGGGTSSLEGLPPSTYITVPAPTTAQPLPTGVVSGRVYGDVPAGGEQGPTPTRLLPQAPTPSGELPGGQDDLHVPAIIRLGQGRLPIE, translated from the coding sequence ATGTCCGAGATCCCCTTCCTTCCCTGCCCCCACAGCCTTCCCGGCGCCAACATCAAGGTGCTGGGCGTGGGCGGCGCGGGCTGCAACGCCATCAACCGCATGATCGACAGCGGCGTGACCGGCGTGCAGTTCATCGCCATGAACACTGACCAGCAGAGCCTCGCCCAGAGCAAGGCCCACCTGAAGCTGCCCCTGGGCCCCCAGAGCAGTCGCGGGCTGGGCGCCGGCGGCAGCGCCGAGCGCGGCGCGGTGGCGGCGGAAGAGAGCCGGGAGGAAGTGCTGGCGGCCCTCCAGGGCGCCGACATGATCTTCATCACCGCGGGCATGGGCGGCGGCACGGGCACGGGCGCGGCGCCCGTCCTGGCCAGCTTCGCCCGGGAGCTGGGCGCCCTCACGGTGGCCGTGGTGCTCACGCCCTTCGCGTGGGAGGGCCGCAAGAAGGGCGACCTGGCCCTGGACGGTCTCTCCAATCTGCGCGACACCGCCGACACCGTGATCGTCGTCAGCAATGAGCGCCTGAAGAACGTCTGCGACGCCCGGGTCACCATGAAGGAGGCCTTCCGCGTGGCCGACGGCGTCCTCATCCAAGGCGTGCGCGGGATCGCGGACCTCATCCTCAAGCCGGGAATCATCAACGGCGACTTCGCCGACGTGGAGGCCGTCCTCCGCAACGGCGGCGAGGCCCTCATCGGCACCGGCGCGGGCCGCGGGGAAGAGGCCGTCATGGACGCCCTCCGCAAGGCCCTGGCCTGCCCCCTGCTGGAGCGCGCCCAGACCGGCGCCGCCGCCAACGTGATGGTGTCCATCACCGCGGACTGGGAAGTGATGGAGGCCTCCGCCATCGAGACCGCCATGAACTACCTCCAGGACCACTACGGCGGCCGGCCCGACATCAAGGCCTGCACGGTGGAAGGCGAGGGGATGGAGGATCGCGTCCTCATCACCGTCCTCGCCAGCGGCTTCGACCAGGAGGACAAGCTGATGGAGGACCGGCGCAACAGCCTGCACCTCGGCGGCGGCACATCTTCCCTGGAAGGGCTGCCCCCTTCCACCTACATCACCGTTCCCGCGCCCACCACCGCCCAGCCCCTGCCCACCGGCGTGGTGAGCGGGCGGGTCTACGGCGACGTCCCCGCGGGCGGCGAACAGGGCCCCACGCCCACGCGCCTCCTCCCCCAGGCGCCCACGCCCAGCGGCGAGCTGCCCGGCGGCCAGGACGATCTGCACGTTCCCGCCATCATCCGGCTGGGCCAGGGACGGCTGCCCATCGAATAG
- the ftsA gene encoding cell division protein FtsA, whose translation MAQRAVLLGLDLGASKVVAVVAVQEEDGTLNVTGTGQASPQGGFTQGQITDMDLCTRAIVRAVEEAMSTAGQTKVDGIRVAVDGIQFKGENLRDSITISSGDKIITAADRDRVLEQATNGCKLAKEELVLHRIPQMFHIKGQRDIRNPVAMFGETLEAEVRIIVAPGPVIMNIQLALKNAGLHGAELVYSPLASAEAILSREDRENGAVVVDIGEHLTHLGVFLHGSLFHSAVIPIGGAHFTRDLEITKHLGGIAASERIKIRFGTVLHPHVPAEESVELEEEGRLVPRREIAEVLQARAAELLNLVLAEMGRTGLMHEIHGGVHLVGGGALLTHLPLLAQTVLGRPRVVLGRIHGVGGLPQATGNPYFVNALGAVKSLARDLSETRGKQDRGDGFLGRFKKLF comes from the coding sequence ATGGCTCAGCGTGCCGTTCTCCTCGGGCTCGACCTCGGTGCAAGCAAAGTTGTCGCGGTGGTCGCCGTCCAGGAGGAAGACGGGACCCTGAACGTGACCGGCACCGGCCAGGCGTCGCCCCAGGGCGGGTTCACCCAGGGCCAGATCACCGACATGGACCTGTGCACCCGCGCCATCGTCCGCGCCGTGGAAGAGGCCATGAGCACCGCCGGCCAAACCAAGGTGGACGGCATCCGCGTGGCGGTCGACGGGATCCAGTTCAAGGGCGAGAACCTCCGCGACTCCATCACCATCAGCAGCGGCGACAAGATCATCACCGCCGCGGACCGGGACCGCGTGCTGGAGCAGGCCACCAACGGATGCAAGCTGGCCAAGGAGGAGCTGGTCCTCCACCGCATTCCGCAGATGTTCCACATCAAGGGCCAGCGCGACATCCGCAACCCGGTCGCCATGTTCGGGGAGACGCTGGAAGCGGAGGTCCGGATCATCGTGGCCCCCGGCCCCGTGATCATGAACATCCAGCTCGCCCTCAAGAACGCCGGGCTGCACGGCGCCGAGCTGGTGTATTCGCCTCTCGCCAGCGCCGAAGCCATCCTCAGCCGCGAGGACCGGGAGAACGGCGCTGTGGTGGTGGACATCGGCGAGCACCTCACCCACCTGGGCGTCTTCCTCCACGGCAGCCTCTTCCACTCGGCGGTCATCCCCATCGGCGGCGCGCACTTCACCCGCGACCTGGAGATCACCAAGCACCTGGGCGGGATCGCTGCGTCGGAGCGGATCAAGATCCGGTTCGGGACGGTGCTGCACCCCCACGTTCCCGCGGAGGAATCCGTGGAGCTGGAGGAGGAGGGCCGCCTGGTGCCCCGGCGCGAGATCGCCGAAGTGCTCCAAGCCCGCGCGGCGGAGCTGCTGAACCTGGTGCTGGCGGAAATGGGCCGGACCGGGCTGATGCACGAGATCCACGGCGGCGTCCACCTGGTGGGCGGCGGCGCCCTCCTCACCCACCTGCCCCTCCTCGCCCAGACCGTCCTCGGCCGGCCCCGCGTCGTTCTGGGCCGGATCCACGGCGTGGGCGGCCTGCCCCAGGCCACCGGCAACCCCTATTTCGTCAACGCCCTGGGCGCGGTGAAATCCCTGGCCCGGGACCTGAGCGAGACCCGGGGCAAGCAGGACCGGGGCGACGGCTTCCTCGGCCGCTTCAAGAAGCTCTTCTAG
- a CDS encoding cell division protein FtsQ/DivIB has translation MPMLPRSRPKRPWFPWVRAGITLAVIGGAGWGLMELGTRYLGLQKLIIEQVSVSGCRGERQAEIQKLAEELALGKPLFWVDAEELRSRIEAKRWVRGLQIRKDPPDRLSLVVEERRPVLWLVRPNGVFLVSDDGILLDRVSPANLNPIPVVVEPESQTDQGLARLVSAARILREKQLGFYERITELRWSPRGPVAYIEGLSAPIFLSRQDVTKNVPNFQGLFVDHLSQRPDLARLRYVDLRWDDEVAVGEPEEAAAAPKTPH, from the coding sequence ATGCCGATGCTTCCCCGCAGCCGCCCCAAGCGCCCCTGGTTTCCCTGGGTGCGGGCGGGCATCACCCTGGCCGTGATCGGAGGCGCGGGCTGGGGACTGATGGAGCTGGGGACGCGCTACCTCGGGCTCCAGAAGCTGATCATCGAGCAGGTGAGCGTCAGCGGCTGCCGGGGCGAGCGCCAGGCGGAGATCCAGAAGCTGGCCGAGGAGCTGGCCCTGGGCAAGCCGCTGTTCTGGGTGGACGCCGAAGAACTGCGGTCCCGGATCGAGGCCAAGCGCTGGGTGCGCGGGCTCCAGATCCGCAAGGATCCCCCGGACCGCCTCAGCCTGGTGGTGGAGGAGCGGCGGCCGGTCCTGTGGCTGGTGCGGCCTAACGGCGTCTTCCTGGTGTCCGACGACGGGATCCTGCTGGATCGGGTGAGTCCGGCGAATTTAAATCCCATTCCCGTGGTGGTGGAACCCGAAAGTCAAACGGATCAAGGGTTGGCCCGCCTCGTGAGTGCCGCCAGGATCTTGCGCGAAAAACAGCTGGGCTTTTACGAGCGCATCACGGAATTGAGGTGGAGCCCGCGGGGGCCCGTAGCCTACATCGAGGGCCTTTCCGCGCCGATCTTCCTTTCGCGCCAGGATGTGACGAAAAACGTGCCCAATTTCCAGGGGCTGTTCGTGGATCACCTCTCCCAGCGGCCCGATCTGGCCCGGCTGCGGTACGTGGATCTGCGGTGGGACGACGAGGTGGCGGTGGGCGAGCCCGAGGAAGCCGCCGCGGCACCGAAGACCCCCCACTGA
- the murB gene encoding UDP-N-acetylmuramate dehydrogenase: MPRPLPDDLLKVPHRRDVPFARLTTLGVGGVCRWLFEPTTEPEAQAFVRACAREELPWRVLGGGSNLVVLGDIEAPVLRLALPKTVHRDRTRLTAPASHGHMALAEAAAAAGLSGLEFASGIPGSAGGALRMNAGAYGREWVDVLARYRFLTPEGDLVEKAPEPSEFRYRWSFLTGGRVVLSATAQLAEGDPAAIRAQVAEYRGKRGTSQPLSKRNAGCIFKNPPGQSAGRLIDQAGLKGLRVGDAEVSPEHANFLVNHGRATAAEFADLMAQVQAKVLEMHGVELEPEVEIWREDGRPSVHT, from the coding sequence ATGCCGCGCCCCCTCCCCGACGACCTGCTGAAGGTTCCGCACCGCCGGGACGTGCCCTTCGCGCGGCTGACCACGCTTGGCGTCGGGGGCGTGTGCCGCTGGCTGTTCGAGCCCACCACCGAACCCGAAGCCCAGGCCTTCGTCCGCGCCTGCGCCCGGGAGGAGCTGCCGTGGCGCGTGCTCGGGGGCGGCTCCAACCTGGTGGTGCTGGGCGACATCGAGGCGCCGGTCCTGCGCCTCGCCCTCCCGAAAACCGTCCACCGCGACAGGACGCGCCTCACGGCTCCCGCCAGCCACGGGCACATGGCCTTGGCGGAAGCCGCCGCCGCCGCGGGCCTGTCGGGCCTGGAATTCGCCAGCGGGATCCCCGGATCCGCCGGCGGCGCGCTCCGCATGAACGCCGGCGCCTACGGGCGCGAGTGGGTGGACGTCCTCGCTCGCTACCGCTTCCTCACGCCCGAGGGGGACCTGGTGGAGAAGGCCCCGGAACCCAGCGAATTCCGCTACCGCTGGAGCTTTCTCACCGGCGGCCGGGTGGTGCTGTCCGCCACGGCCCAGCTCGCGGAGGGCGATCCCGCCGCCATCCGGGCGCAGGTGGCGGAGTACCGCGGGAAGCGCGGCACCAGCCAGCCCCTGTCCAAGCGCAACGCCGGGTGCATCTTCAAGAACCCGCCGGGGCAGAGCGCGGGCCGCCTCATCGACCAGGCCGGTCTCAAGGGCCTGCGGGTGGGGGATGCCGAGGTGAGCCCCGAACACGCCAACTTCCTGGTGAACCACGGCCGCGCCACCGCCGCGGAATTCGCCGACCTGATGGCCCAGGTCCAGGCGAAGGTCCTGGAGATGCACGGCGTGGAGTTGGAGCCCGAGGTGGAGATCTGGCGCGAGGACGGCCGGCCCTCCGTCCACACCTGA
- a CDS encoding TetR/AcrR family transcriptional regulator: MRDAKKAKVLEAAQGVFFRYGYRRTTMGDLAAAAGLSRPALYLLFCNKEEVFRGVLGAFTARTLDDLRQALPSLPTPEEKLRTAFELWAVRPFTLFAAAPDAKDLVDCGFDFARGTVEEATAAFEAELAAILAPLWAAASVRSLPPDQIARVLTRAVHGFKESAATPDDLRTMISGLVEMVLGSLRPASST; encoded by the coding sequence ATGAGGGATGCGAAAAAGGCCAAGGTCCTGGAGGCGGCCCAGGGGGTCTTCTTCCGGTACGGCTACCGGCGGACCACCATGGGCGATCTGGCCGCGGCGGCCGGCCTGTCCCGGCCCGCCCTCTATCTGCTCTTCTGCAACAAGGAGGAGGTGTTCCGCGGCGTCCTCGGCGCGTTCACCGCCCGCACCCTGGACGACCTGCGGCAGGCCCTTCCGAGCCTCCCCACCCCGGAGGAAAAGCTGCGGACCGCCTTCGAGCTGTGGGCCGTGCGGCCCTTCACCCTGTTCGCCGCCGCGCCGGACGCCAAGGACCTGGTGGACTGCGGGTTCGACTTCGCGCGGGGGACCGTGGAAGAAGCCACCGCGGCCTTCGAGGCGGAACTGGCGGCCATCCTCGCGCCCCTGTGGGCCGCCGCATCCGTCCGCTCCCTCCCGCCGGATCAGATCGCCCGGGTCCTCACCCGCGCCGTCCACGGCTTCAAGGAGTCCGCCGCGACGCCCGACGACCTGCGGACCATGATCAGCGGCCTGGTGGAGATGGTCCTGGGCTCCCTGCGCCCGGCATCCTCGACCTGA
- a CDS encoding oxidoreductase — translation MSAPGWNANAIPDQTGRVAVVTGATSGTGFQAALALAGRGARVILACRNASKAEEAIGRIRAVHPRAQVEVQALDLGSLASVRAAAAVIRARTERLDLLLNNAGVMIPPHGRTEDGFETQIGTNHFGHFALTGLLLEHLLATPGSRIVTMSSLAHRNGRIQADDLNFERGYRAWAAYSQSKLANLLFAFELHRRLEAAGISTLSVAAHPGWARTELQRHAGWIRWMRALGLEALLSQDAAGGALPLLRAATDPTVEGGVYYGPTGFQELKGAPAPVAPIALSRDRDLQAWLWRRSEESTGVAYPI, via the coding sequence ATGTCGGCTCCCGGCTGGAACGCGAACGCCATTCCCGATCAGACCGGCCGCGTGGCGGTGGTGACGGGGGCCACCTCCGGAACGGGCTTCCAGGCCGCCCTGGCTCTGGCGGGCAGGGGCGCGCGGGTGATCCTCGCCTGCCGGAACGCCTCCAAGGCGGAGGAAGCGATCGGGCGCATCCGCGCGGTCCATCCCCGGGCGCAGGTGGAGGTTCAAGCGCTCGACCTGGGCTCCCTCGCCTCCGTGCGGGCCGCCGCCGCGGTCATCCGGGCGCGGACGGAACGGCTGGATCTCCTGCTCAACAACGCCGGGGTGATGATTCCGCCCCATGGCCGGACCGAGGACGGGTTCGAAACCCAGATCGGCACCAACCACTTCGGCCACTTCGCCCTGACCGGCCTGCTCCTGGAGCATCTGCTGGCCACGCCGGGATCGCGGATCGTGACCATGAGCAGCCTGGCCCACCGCAACGGGCGGATCCAGGCCGACGACCTGAACTTCGAGCGCGGCTACCGCGCCTGGGCGGCCTACAGTCAGTCGAAGCTGGCCAATCTGCTGTTCGCCTTCGAACTCCACCGCCGGCTGGAAGCCGCGGGCATCTCCACCCTTTCCGTGGCCGCCCATCCGGGGTGGGCCCGGACTGAACTCCAGCGGCACGCCGGCTGGATCCGGTGGATGCGGGCCCTGGGGCTGGAGGCCCTGCTCAGCCAGGACGCGGCCGGCGGCGCGCTCCCCTTGCTCCGGGCCGCCACGGATCCCACCGTGGAAGGCGGCGTGTACTACGGCCCCACGGGCTTCCAGGAATTGAAGGGCGCGCCCGCGCCGGTCGCCCCCATCGCCCTCTCCCGGGATCGCGATCTTCAGGCGTGGCTGTGGCGGCGTTCCGAGGAGAGCACGGGGGTGGCCTATCCGATCTGA